The DNA region CTACCTATCTGCAGACATGGCATGGAACTCCGGTTAAGAAAATGCTATTTGACCTTAAAGAAATCTACGGCCGAGAAAAAGGTTACGTGCAGCGCGTTGAAAATGCAAAAAACCAATGGAGTTACTTGATTTCACAAAATAGTTATGCTACGAAACATTTTAGGACCGCATTTAGATACAATGGTCCTATTTTAGAAGAAGGATACCCTCGAAACGATATTTTAATAAATAATCCTGAAAAGGAATTAATAATTAATAAAATCAGGCATGCTTATTCAATATCTCCCTCTAAAAAAATTATTTTATATGCTCCAACATTCAGGGATAATGCAAAAGTTGAAAATAAATTTGAATCAGACATTAAAATAGATTTTAAAGAGTTTAATGATAGATTTGGAGAGGAATATATTCTTTTATTGCGCATGCACGTTACGGTAAGTTCAGATATTGAGATTCCTGAAGAATATAAGCACTGTATAATTAATGTATCATCGTATCCAGATATACAGGAACTCTACTTAATGACAGATATTTTAATTACTGATTATTCATCAGTATTGTTTGACTTTGCTGTATTAAAACGCCCTATGATATTTTATGCTTATGATCTTGAAGAATACAAAAATGATATAAGGGGAGCGTACCTTGACTATGAAAAAGAAGTTCCAGGTAAAATTGTTAAGAACCAAAATGAACTGTTCCATGCAATAAACAATATTGAAGAACTTAAAAGTGAATATAGAGACAAATTAAGCAAATTTAAGCAAAAATATGCCCCATTAGATGATGGAAACGCTGCAAAAAGGATTGTAAAGAAAATTTTATTACAGAGTCATAAATAGGGTCATATTTTTATAATTAAATAAACTAAAATGTGTTAATATGAAAACGATAATTATTCCAATTAACACTTTAGCTGAAAAACGTGGGGGGTTGGTTAAAGCAGCTGTTCAAAAGGCTAACCTTCTAAGTCAGGAAAAAGATTATAAAATAGTTATTTTAGTACTTTCATATCAAAAACATTTGTTAGAAGTAGTTATGGATATGAAAAATGATGGTAAATTAGCGGAAGCAGTAGATGTAATAAATGTTATTGAATTTCTTAATCCAAACCCATCAAATAGAGTTAAAAACTTAAAAATTGACGAGAAAAAACTGACTAAAATTAGAGATGGAAAGAATTACCGCTTTTACGACAATGGGATATATGTAATGTTTAAAAATGTCAATAAGGTTAATGGCAGGATTGAATTTATTGATCACTTTAAAATGGGCAGAGTAAGATTTCTTAGAGAAGAATTTGATTTCAGGGGTAATCTTACAAGGTATGTAGAATATGGAAACAAGAATACTGCCACCATGCACCGGTATGTTGATAAGAACAAAAAATGTTTTTTAAGTATATGGATCGATGAAGAAACCCATGAGTGGAAGCGCGCAATTGATTTTAATACTGGAAAAGAGTATAAAGGAATGGGAGCATTTTATATTGATATAATCAATAAAATTGTTCAAAATTTTGAAAATCCAGTTATATTCAGTTTATTTAGTGAAAAGTTAAAAAATATCCCTGAAGATGGAAAAAATTTGGATTATATCATTTCAAAATTAGATTCTAACGTGAAAAAAATATCTTCTCTTCATAACACTCATTTATTAGATCCATATAATAATAAAAATGAAGTTCAACCGATTTTTAGAGATTTATTTGAAAATACAAATTTTGATAGAATAGTAGTACTAACAGAAGCGCAAAAAAAAGATATTGAAAGTGTATTTAATCGTGATATAGAAGTTATTCCAAATTCGTGTGATTTTCCTATTCGGGAGTACAATGTGGGGAAAGATATCAATAGAATCATAATGATATCTCGTATTGATGCCAAGAAACGCGTCGATCTAGCCATTGAAATAATGAAAATAATTTCTAATAAAGATCCGAAATTATATTTAGATTTCTATGGGTTTGGTTATAAAGATGAACTGGAAGAAGAGATATATTCAAAAGTTAAAGATTATAGTTTAAAAAACTTTAATTTTAAAGGATTTACATCAAATATTAATGAAGAACTCCAAAAATCTGGAATGAGTATTTTAACAAGTGATACTGAAGCATTTCCATTAACAATAATTGAAAGTATTGCAAATAACGTGCCATGTATTTCATTTGATATAAAATATGGGCCAAAAGATATGATTAAAAGCGGAAAAAATGGTTATTTAATCGAGCAAAATAATATTGAAGGGTTTGCAGATAAAATAATTGAATGCAAAGAAAGGTTAAAAAGGGGAGAATTTAAAAATATATCTAGTACTGTTTTGAATATCTCCAGTGATAAAGTAAAAAAACAGTGGATTGACCTGATTGAAAGTCTATAATTTAGTCATATGATCTAAGTTTACTGTTTCTATTTTTTAAATTTATTTTTTAATCTTTGAAGTATATTCTTTGATTTATACAAAGACCATCCTTTCACTGTTTGAAGTGTTGCTACCTGTTTTTGTTTACTTTTTAATTTTCTTTTAAGCTTATTTTCTTTCTCAATTGAGAGATGGATAACTTCCCCTAAGATCAGTGCTTCATCGTATTTTTTATTAGAAATAGAGTTGAACAGAACTTCCATTTGTTTTTGTTTAAAAGTCAACCCGTTGAATTGAAGCTTTTTAAAAAGAGGCGCCGCAGTTGATAAAAGCTCTCTTTTTTCGGTTTGGTTTAAATCATATAACATAAATTGACGCATCCAGAAGGAAATATGAGAATGAAACCCTAATTGGATATAATCTTCATGGTTATTCTGCTTAAAAATATGATAAAGCTGAGTATATGTGTCAATTAATCCGATGAGGTACTTTTTGTTTTGAGTATAAGTTATGGACCGATCACTACCACTATCTCGTAAATTACGGTTGCATACAATAAATTTATTTAGAAATATAATTCTTTTTGCATTTAAAAGAGAATTAACAACGAAAACGAGGTCTTGACCGGGAATTCCTTCAGGAAAAAGTATATTATTCTCTTTAATAAAGGTGGTTTTAAATATTTTAGTCCATATGGATGGTGTAATGGCTAATAGTCGAGTTTCTTCCTGAATTCTATTCACTTTGATCTCATTTTCCATGTTAAATGGTGTTTTAACCTTTAGAAGTTTACCCTTTCGAAAATTAAAATAATTTCCAAACACAATATCTGCATCTTCTGCAACTATTTTGTTGTACAGCACTTCGCAAGCATTATCGGTATAATAATCATCAGGGTCAAGGAACATGATGTAGTCTGCAGTAGCTTTTCTCATTCCAATATTTCTTGGTTTTCCGGCAGCTGCACTGTTTTCATGTAAATGAATTGCAGTAAAATTATCATATTTATCTGCATATTCATCCATTATTTCTCTGCTTTTATCGGTGGAATAATCATTGACCATAATCACTTCTAAACGTTTAAAACCAATACTCTGCCTTAAAATAGACTCCAAAGCATTCCGGATATGATTTTCAACATTAAAAACAGGGACAATAATGCTGATTCTGTAATTCACAATAATGAACTCCTTTTATTAAAAATATATATTTAGTTTCGCGTTATAATTTGATTAATGTATCTTATTGTCAAATTCTTTAATTAGGGTATGGGCATATTCCCAGTCATTTTTGTCGTCTATTTCTGTCCATTTTAACCCGTTAGTGTAAAAATATTCAATTCTAGATTTTTTACTGAGGTCTTTATAAGCTAAATCATAATAAT from Methanobacterium bryantii includes:
- a CDS encoding glycosyltransferase, with translation MKTIIIPINTLAEKRGGLVKAAVQKANLLSQEKDYKIVILVLSYQKHLLEVVMDMKNDGKLAEAVDVINVIEFLNPNPSNRVKNLKIDEKKLTKIRDGKNYRFYDNGIYVMFKNVNKVNGRIEFIDHFKMGRVRFLREEFDFRGNLTRYVEYGNKNTATMHRYVDKNKKCFLSIWIDEETHEWKRAIDFNTGKEYKGMGAFYIDIINKIVQNFENPVIFSLFSEKLKNIPEDGKNLDYIISKLDSNVKKISSLHNTHLLDPYNNKNEVQPIFRDLFENTNFDRIVVLTEAQKKDIESVFNRDIEVIPNSCDFPIREYNVGKDINRIIMISRIDAKKRVDLAIEIMKIISNKDPKLYLDFYGFGYKDELEEEIYSKVKDYSLKNFNFKGFTSNINEELQKSGMSILTSDTEAFPLTIIESIANNVPCISFDIKYGPKDMIKSGKNGYLIEQNNIEGFADKIIECKERLKRGEFKNISSTVLNISSDKVKKQWIDLIESL
- a CDS encoding glycosyltransferase family 2 protein produces the protein MNYRISIIVPVFNVENHIRNALESILRQSIGFKRLEVIMVNDYSTDKSREIMDEYADKYDNFTAIHLHENSAAAGKPRNIGMRKATADYIMFLDPDDYYTDNACEVLYNKIVAEDADIVFGNYFNFRKGKLLKVKTPFNMENEIKVNRIQEETRLLAITPSIWTKIFKTTFIKENNILFPEGIPGQDLVFVVNSLLNAKRIIFLNKFIVCNRNLRDSGSDRSITYTQNKKYLIGLIDTYTQLYHIFKQNNHEDYIQLGFHSHISFWMRQFMLYDLNQTEKRELLSTAAPLFKKLQFNGLTFKQKQMEVLFNSISNKKYDEALILGEVIHLSIEKENKLKRKLKSKQKQVATLQTVKGWSLYKSKNILQRLKNKFKK